Below is a window of Salvelinus sp. IW2-2015 linkage group LG11, ASM291031v2, whole genome shotgun sequence DNA.
TGAATGTGTGAAATATGTcctgtttttaacaactataaggGAGAGACTTGACTAATCAGTCTGAGGAAGACTAacagaatcaaaatgaaaacttTTCTCCTCCCTTGCTCTGTTGAACTGATGCCCTCACTGGGGATGGCTTCAAGTCAACAAAAATAGTTGACTGATGGATCACAAATGGATTGTTCTTCTCCTCAGCCATTGGACGTTCAGGGATATGATGTCAACTACCGGGGCGAACCATGTCTCAATACTCTTTAAATGGCTTCCTCTCTTCACCCCGTTTTTCTTCGTGATCACTGATAGGTGAAAGGAATGGATACATTTCCACTAGGAAGGAAGCCATTGAGTATTGAGACCCAGCGTTCTTATTCTCACTGACCTTTGCCTTCTATGTGTTGACGAGGAGCAGGCAGTTGGAACAGCATTTACCTGGTTCTGAATCCTAGGTCAAAATGACACTCGTTTAGAAGGACCACATGCTAGGCTGTCAGGATCTCACTATTGCGAAGTATGTGTGTACCAGTGTTTTGAGGAGCTTTTCCCTCTGTGGCTGCAAATGGTCACGTTTGGACAAACTACTTCACTGTTTCCACAGCCAGTGATATGGACGATGCAGTCCtcctttgttttgtagtttttcatTTAATTTCCTCTTCCTATTGTGTTGTGAGGATGCAAATGTCACCTATTAAATTTATATTCTAAAAATGTTGAATTGAcaattgtctagaatgtcttcAAATAAGTGTTATCTGTTGTCAATGGTGCTAGTTGGTATTGATCTCATTTCTGTTTTTCAGAAAGCAGCTGCTGTACTTTGACATACTTTAAGAAATGGGAGAACAAATCATTTTGAAAAGCAGGAAGTTTAACTAGTTTTCAAGTGCATATTTCTTCCTTGAACTATAATATCTGATCCAACACAATTGTATAGGTGAACGCAGGCGTTCCACTACATGGTAAACACTGATCTGAGATGAACAAGTTGGAACAAGTTAATTAAGATATCCTCATCTTGAAAGTATCCAAACGCCCACGTTTCTCACTGGATTTACCACAAAACTGcacattcaaaaaatttagattTATTACTTTAATATGATATATTCATAATGTAGTGATACAATTTGTGGCATTTAAAAAATGGCATTGCAATGATAGATCAAGTGAGTCAAAGCATGTTAACTATTCAATCCCAAGAAAACATTTCACTGCTGTTGGTGTATCGGAATATACATTTAGACCCCTACCCCMAAAAAAATGATATACACATATAAAACCAAATTCCTTCCTGCCTAGACAAAGTTGGATGATTGTCTTCTGAATGAGGTTGATCAACTTAACTCAAGCACAGGTCAAATGTGGTCCCCATGCTTACAATGCGCACCACATCACCAGGACCCATAAACAAAGGGCAGGACCTTTGAACCCCAGATCTCCGCAAGAGTGAGCAGTAGTAACAATGCtggtggagggggaggtggagagacACTCACAATCTTCAAGGTTTTTAAGTCCCCTGTCCTCAGACATAAAATCTCTCGGACAGTGCTCTGGAAACAGCCGGACACCTCCTGGGTAGAATGAGTTCAGCATGTCATGCAGCTCTGCCAGAGTTTACGGGGGCAAGTCTTTTTTTGGGGGTTCCTCCCTTTCGTTCAGACTCCAGTGTGCTTCGGCCATCCACTGTCCAGTCTGTCCCACCTTGCTGTTGAAACAACAGTAGGCTGTCCACAGGAGAGATGGGATGTTCACTCTGTTCAGAGTGTAGTTCACAGTGCCATTACTGGGCACCGCTCCGGTCACCACAAAGCCTTTTGtcttattgttattatcattgcAGTTATCCAAAAGCCTTTGTCTGACTTTGCACTCCATACGACACCAGCTCCCGCTGTTGGAGGACACTACCTGAGGAacactgctaaatgacttaaatgttaaatgttaggGTGAAGGTGGAAATCTTGGTATCATTGTCTAACGCGTGCAAATTTGGGAACAGGTGACCTCTGTTCACCcctgttgtgttcagtgagtTCCTAYAGTCCTTGTTCACAGCCTGATGTGTGTAATTTACACATTTTGACTCCAGACTCATTGTCTCGTTTCCCCCTTCAAGCTGAGGTTCTATCATCCATGTTACATTTGGTCTTCCTTTAGTAGCACCAATGAAGGTGTAGGCTGAGAACACAGGGATACGTTTTTTGTGTCGTAGAGGGTTGCATACCTGTATTTGTTCTTGTACAACAGGCAAATCGGCATGAAGCGGTTCTGGTCCTGGACGTTCCCATCAACCAAAATACCTGAGATATTTGGAGTCGTCTCCTCCATGAAGAATCCCTGACAATCAAACGTCACTGAACCTCTCCACCACATGAGAGATcacaggaggaaggagaagagcagagagatgcATTGGCATAAACACCCTCATCATCACCTGCATGAAGACTATTCCACTGAGATAAAAGTTCAGATGCTGATACCAGTTTGTAGAGTAGACTAGAGCCGAGTCTTGACTAGCTGCTTTAAATAGGTTTTCAACAGGATCCTTGAGATCGCAAGGCTGGAGGAAGTTTTGATTAATTTGCATCAGGTGAATAAGGGAAAGCCCCATGCGATAAATATTCATCACCAACCTGGTCTCAAagaattttgtattattctgtacgtWAagccgagacactccatttagtatatgttatGCTTTGAATGGcgtgtattaatttgtggatctCCATCACACAATCCTttttatgttacaaatttgcaaaacgtacaatatgttacaaattctggCTAGGtggataatgttagctaggctaagggtttcggggaagggttagctaaaagggttagttaacatgctaagtagtcgCAAAGTAGCTACTTAAGTTTTTACCCCAACCATCTGTATtacgtaaccataccaaacgtagcATATCATAGTAATTTGAGtttcccggatttacatttactttgttacgTCTAATCTATGAGACAGACTGTCTTCACTCCTACCTCATTGCAGTTCCTTGGATGTGGATTTCTGCCATCCTGAGTTAAACATTAACTTTATATGAATAATATTTGTTAGAACAAAACAGTCTGTGTAGTGGATGTGAAACTCACCAGTAGCATGTTGGCTGGAGTAAATCAGTGACCTTCACCATGAGATCTAAAGGCAACTGTTGAGCATAGAGTGACCAGATTATCTCTTGCTCTGTTGCCTAAGATGGTTGGCTTTGATTTACAAGTGGTGTTGTATAGAAGGTTACTAGTTCGATCCCTGTTCGGGCAGCACAAAATGCACTCTTGCATCTGCATAGTTCAGAGTATGTAGCCCTTTCTATGATTATGCAGTCAGGATATTACTTAGTTCTTCACAGAGGGTTGAAGGGTATACTGACCTGACGCTGCATGAACCCTGAAGTGGGATGGGTTGGCAAAAAACTGATTCCTGAGTCGAAATCTAACCCTCACATGGTAATCCGTCAAAGCATTTTTTCTGTAACTAAAATCTTAATTTAAAGCTCAATCAGCAAACAGTCAGTGGACAAGACCTTTTTTCTACAGTAGTTATTTTTTGTTCACTTGGACATCCTTTCTCCTTTCATTACCCAAAATCACATTCTCTCTCACCTGAGGATCAGATGTTTCTTTGTTTGCCTTGCACTGAAAAGCAGGAGAAAAACTGTTATTTAAAAATGTGTTCAGGTTTCAATCTTTGGATTTGGATAAAGGGGGAAATTAAGAATTATTTTCTTTCCTGGTTCAATCATTGTTAGGCAACATTAGTTATGTACACACAGCCAGTCCCGGTATCAAGCTTTCCCTCTCCGTTTCCTTCYccctccttccctctctcagccctccctccctccattttaATGCAATTCCTAATGAAAGTTTTATGAGCTGTTAGGCTATGTGATTATGGAAGATGAGTGAAAGTTCTGGTGTAGGAAAAAATCAAATGCCACAATGAGTTTACTGCAACTTTAAAAGGACACACAGTTTAACAGAATTTACTTCAGGTGAATTTAACCATGTCCTTTTGCATTCACGGGAACTTGTTTAGGAAGCCATTGGAAGTGGTAGGTCTGAGGACTTGAATTGGGTGAATGCTCTGGGGCTTTTCCTGAATATGTTTACAACAGGGGTGCATGAGTCTCCATTGGATGTTGGGCTGCGCATTTTACCTGAAATATTAATCTAGATTCATTATTGTCAAAAGTACCTCCCATCTGGTTTCTCAAGCATGAAATGAGCCACTGGTTGAATTGTGCCCTGGCTGACCGGAGAATGAATTGGTGCACCTCCTGTGAAATTCAACTAGTTTTTGTCTACCCCTAGTGGTGATGTGTTGCAGGATCACAGTACAGTCGAGGTGAGTGCAAATCTCAGCAGTACTGAGATTGTCCAATTAACTATCACATAGTTGTGTATAGATTTGCCCACTCATTGTGATCATAAATCAAAATCATATTACTTTATATTTTCCCTAAATATCTCAGGAGTAAGGGCGAAAGACCGGTGAGTCAATGCTGAAGTTGCATATTGAAAGGTCCATATTTAAGGGATGGTTTTTAATCTTGTTTAAAGTGCAAGACAAAAACGTTATTGGTCATCACACAATGTTAACACATAAAACACTTATTGTGTCTATTGAATGATTTGGCCACTGGTTTCCAAGCACAGGGGTAGTCAATAAAGTACAGATATGATCCTTTTCTGACCCTTAGTTTGGTGGCAGTTCCTTGGGGATATAAGTATGTGACACAGGGGTTCAATGACTTGCTCAGACCAAATTAccaccatagaattaggaattataaCTCACTTTAGATTCACACTTTCTGTTCCATTAATTATCAAGGCTGTGCAGTCCCACAGACACTAGTCTCGCGCATCTGTGCCCAATAGCCTGGGGACAAGGTTACAAACACGCTGCTTTTACAGCTTGCTCTTCACAATTCCTAGCACAGCATTGTGTATACTAGTGTCTTAATGTTTCCCTTGCTCTGTGCCTAGGTGTTGCTGTGCTGCCCTCAGGGTGTCCTGTAGGTCTTTATGTTGGGCCAGGGAGCAGGCCTCCTCCAGCTTGGCCCAGCGGTAGTCCTGGTGCTCCTTCGACAACGTGACGGCCATCTTGGGGTCCCTCAGCTCCGCGAGCCAGTACAGAACCGTCTTGGGCCGCCCTCTCACCTCGTAGCGCAGCTCCTGGAGAAAGCCATCCACCACCTGCAGATGCTCCTCCCCCAGCCCTGCTTCCTCCTGCGTCTCCCTCAGAGCGGTGGTGAGATCATCCTCCCCAGGGTCCACGTGGCCTAGAGACCAgcacagggttgtgttcattaggcaccaaacaaaagaaaacagacaaacagggagggacttcCTGGTCTTGATCAATCAGAacctttttgttttctgttgcaaaatgttttgctacagtgtgccctaatgacATAACAAAAGGTATTTGTGTGTTTCATGATTTGGTATGGGATCAAAGATAGTGCAAGCTAGAATAGAGCATGTATTCTACACCTTATTCTGCACATTAGAGAACATGTGTCACAAAACATGACATGGGTCAGATGCCATGAATGGCATGTTGATTTTCATACTCCAGGTCTGTTTTAACAGGCGTAATGTAATGTCATGCTTATACAACTCACAAGGGGACTATTGACAGTAGGCTACACCTCAAGTAAAGTGTTAGCTACTAAAATATGTAGCCTGCTGTCAATAGACCTTTATGACCCTCATAAGAGTGATATTATGCCAGTTATAACAGCCCAAAAGGGTATGAACACTAATATGCCACTGATATGCACCATACCTTTGGGTGGGGTCCAGTGGTGCTTGCCATATGAAGTCTGTAGGAGAAGGTACTCAATGTTGTCAGGGGGAGGTGAAGACTGTGCTAGCCGACGAAACACAATGAATCCACACGCACGCAAGGCCATCACCTGCTGAAGCACAGAAATAGTCATTACCCTCAGTGCATGAGGAAAGCAttaagaccccttcactttttcctcatttttacagccttattctaaaattgattaaatagtYCCCCCCCCCCCMattaatctacacacaataccccataatgacaaggaaaaaacaggtttttagaaatgtttgcaaatgtatttaaaaaaaaacatattttcagaccctttactcagtactttgttgaagcaccgattacagcctcgagtcttcttgggtatgatgctacaagcttggcacacctgtagttggggagtttctcccatttttctctgcagatcctctcaaacKctgtcaggttggatggggagcgtcgctgcacagctattttcaggtctctccagggatgttcgatcaagttcaagtccgggctctggcttggccattcaaggacattccgagacttggCCCGAAGCcgctcctacattgtcttggctgtgtgctttgggtcgttgtcctgttggaaggagaaccttcaccccagtctgaggtcctgaacactctggaacaggttttcatcaaggacctctctgtactttgctccgttcatctttccctcgatcctgactagtctcccagtccctgccactgaaaaacatccccacagcatgatgctaccaccaccatgcttcactgtggggattgtATTGGGCAGGTGAcgagcagtgcctggtttcctccagatgtgatgcttggcattcaggccaaagagttcaatattggttttgtcagagcagagaatcttgtttctcatggtctgagtcctttcggtgcctgttggcaaactccaagcgggcagtcatgtgctttttactgaggagtggcttctgtctggccacactaccataaaggcctgattggtgaagtgctgcagagatggttgtccttctggaaggttctcccatctccacagagaaactctggagctctgtcagagtgaccatcgggttcttggtcacatttacatttacatttaagtcatttagcagacgctcttatccagagcgacttacaaattggtgcattcaccttatgaaatccagtggaacaaccactttacaatagtgcatctcacctcctgaccaaggcccttctcccctgattgctcagtttggccaggcggccagctctcggaagagtcttggtggttccaaacttcttccatttaagaatgatggaggccactgcagACATTTKTTTTGGTAccctaccccagatctgtgcctcgacacaatcctgtctcagtgctctacggacaattccatcgacctcatggcttggttttcactctgacatgcactgtcaactgtgggaccttatatagacaggtgtgtgccttgccacaggtggactacaatcaagttgtacaaacatcaaggatgatcaatggaaacaggatgcacctgagctcaatttcgagtctcatagcaaagggtctgaatacttatgtaaata
It encodes the following:
- the nudt2 gene encoding bis(5'-nucleosyl)-tetraphosphatase [asymmetrical], whose product is MALRACGFIVFRRLAQSSPPPDNIEYLLLQTSYGKHHWTPPKGHVDPGEDDLTTALRETQEEAGLGEEHLQVVDGFLQELRYEVRGRPKTVLYWLAELRDPKMAVTLSKEHQDYRWAKLEEACSLAQHKDLQDTLRAAQQHLGTEQGKH